The Candidatus Dependentiae bacterium sequence TTTGATGCTCGTGCGCAGCGAATCGACAGCGGAAGATCGTGCTTTTCTTGAAAAGTCGATTACCGCGCTTGTTGCGCAACATGGTGGTGTGTTTGGTTCTTTTGACCAATGGGGTAAGTTCAAACTTGCGTATCCTGTAGAAAAAGAAAGCTATGGCTTATATATTTTGGTTCGTTACCAACTTCCTGTAAGCACTGTTGATAAATTCTTAAAAGACTTGTACATGTTCTTTAGAATCAAAACTGGTGAGTTCATGATGAGACACGTAAACGTTCGTCTTGAAGACGATGCGCCAACTGTCTATCTTCGT is a genomic window containing:
- a CDS encoding 30S ribosomal protein S6; this encodes MMLVRSESTAEDRAFLEKSITALVAQHGGVFGSFDQWGKFKLAYPVEKESYGLYILVRYQLPVSTVDKFLKDLYMFFRIKTGEFMMRHVNVRLEDDAPTVYLRPEAYDSSKAMAEAGSFVKGGRGRGDRPGRPFNSSGAPGKRFSHDHSSEDVMEAVTDEIAG